One region of Burkholderia pyrrocinia genomic DNA includes:
- a CDS encoding ABC transporter substrate-binding protein, with protein MSDDIDNGGDHRGFTRRDMMRTMAAAGMMATGAGGLLMGAQPAFAAPAPKRGGKIRVANESGSTADTLDPAKGSTGADYIRFFMFYSGLTQLDASLTPQMNLAESLRTTDAKTWVIKLRKGVTFHDGKTVGPADVVFSLLRHKNAATASKVKTIADQFTDAKATGPDEVTLTLASANADLPVILATPQLVIVKDGTTDFTTGIGCGPYKLKTFKPGVSTVGVRNDSYFKPGMPYLDEIELIGISDSAARLNALLSGDVHLVNAIDPRSTQRVASTPGYALRETKSGLYTDLIMRSESPLTANPDFVEGMKYLFDREQIRSAVFRGYAVIGNDQPIPPGHRYFNASLPQRPHDPDKAKFLFQKAGALGVTLPPIYATSDANGSIEMAVLLQQAGQKIGLNLQVNRVSADGYWSNHWMKHPLGFGNINPRSSADVLFTQFFKSDAPWNESGWKNAKFDQLLLAARSETDDAKRKQMYGDMQAIVAQQGRVGIPAFISFLDGYDKRLGGLGSIPTGGMMGFMFAENVWWNA; from the coding sequence ATGAGCGACGATATCGACAACGGCGGAGATCACCGCGGCTTCACGCGCCGCGACATGATGCGGACCATGGCGGCGGCCGGCATGATGGCCACCGGCGCCGGCGGACTGCTGATGGGCGCGCAGCCGGCGTTCGCCGCGCCCGCGCCGAAGCGCGGCGGCAAGATCCGCGTGGCGAACGAATCCGGTTCGACGGCCGATACGCTCGACCCGGCCAAGGGCTCGACGGGCGCCGACTACATCCGCTTCTTCATGTTCTACAGCGGCCTCACGCAGCTGGATGCCAGCCTGACGCCGCAGATGAACCTGGCCGAATCGCTGCGGACGACCGACGCGAAGACCTGGGTCATCAAGCTGCGCAAGGGCGTCACGTTCCACGACGGCAAGACGGTCGGCCCGGCCGACGTCGTGTTCTCGCTGCTGCGCCACAAGAACGCGGCCACGGCTTCGAAGGTCAAGACGATCGCCGACCAGTTCACCGACGCGAAGGCGACCGGGCCCGACGAAGTCACGCTCACGCTCGCCAGCGCGAACGCGGACCTGCCGGTGATCCTCGCGACGCCGCAGCTCGTGATCGTCAAGGACGGCACGACCGACTTCACGACCGGCATCGGCTGCGGCCCGTACAAGCTGAAGACGTTCAAGCCGGGCGTGTCGACGGTCGGCGTGCGCAACGACAGCTACTTCAAGCCGGGAATGCCGTATCTCGACGAGATCGAGCTGATCGGCATCAGCGACAGCGCCGCGCGCCTGAACGCGCTGCTGTCGGGCGACGTGCACCTCGTGAATGCGATCGATCCGCGCTCGACGCAGCGCGTCGCGTCGACACCCGGTTATGCGCTCAGGGAAACCAAGTCGGGGCTCTATACCGACCTCATCATGCGCAGCGAAAGCCCGCTGACCGCGAACCCGGATTTCGTCGAGGGGATGAAGTACCTGTTCGACCGCGAGCAGATCCGCTCGGCGGTGTTCCGCGGCTACGCGGTGATCGGCAACGATCAGCCGATTCCGCCGGGCCATCGCTACTTCAACGCGTCGCTGCCGCAGCGGCCGCACGATCCGGACAAGGCGAAATTCCTGTTCCAGAAAGCGGGCGCGCTGGGCGTGACGCTGCCGCCGATCTACGCGACGTCGGACGCGAACGGCTCGATCGAGATGGCCGTGCTGCTGCAGCAGGCCGGCCAGAAGATCGGACTGAACCTGCAGGTGAACCGCGTGTCGGCCGACGGCTACTGGTCGAACCACTGGATGAAGCATCCGCTCGGCTTCGGCAACATCAACCCGCGCTCGAGCGCCGACGTGCTGTTCACGCAGTTCTTCAAGTCGGATGCGCCGTGGAACGAGTCGGGCTGGAAGAACGCGAAGTTCGATCAGCTGCTGCTGGCCGCGCGTTCCGAGACCGACGATGCGAAGCGCAAGCAGATGTACGGCGACATGCAGGCGATCGTCGCGCAGCAGGGCAGGGTCGGCATCCCGGCGTTCATCAGTTTCCTCGACGGCTACGACAAGCGCCTCGGCGGCCTTGGTTCGATCCCGACCGGCGGGATGATGGGCTTCATGTTCGCCGAGAACGTGTGGTGGAACGCGTGA
- a CDS encoding ABC transporter permease, with the protein MNRILLGLIGRRIAVTALTLLIVSVIIFAITNLLPGDAAQAALGQSATPETVAALRQQFGLDMPAHVRYVHWLAGLLHGDFGRSLSSDMPVSDMIGGRLPKSLTLAAITTCVSVPIALVLGILAAVKRESAIDRAISLGTLSLVATPEFLIATVAVLVLAVKLHWLSALSYSGPIESVHDFLRAYAMPVLTLCAVVIAQMARMTRAAVIEQLSASYVEMAVLKGASPARVVLRHALPNAIGPIANAIALSLSYLLGGVIVVETIFNYPGLASLMVDAVGNRDFPLVQACTLIFCVAYLTLVLFADLCSIVSNPRLRT; encoded by the coding sequence ATGAACCGCATTCTGCTCGGACTGATCGGCCGCCGCATCGCGGTCACCGCGCTGACGCTGCTGATCGTGTCCGTGATCATCTTCGCGATCACGAACCTGCTGCCGGGCGATGCCGCGCAGGCCGCGCTCGGCCAGTCCGCGACGCCGGAAACGGTGGCCGCGCTGCGCCAGCAGTTCGGCCTCGACATGCCGGCCCACGTGCGCTATGTGCACTGGCTCGCGGGCCTGCTGCACGGCGACTTCGGCCGTTCGCTGTCGAGCGACATGCCGGTGTCCGACATGATCGGCGGGCGCCTGCCGAAGTCGCTGACGCTCGCGGCGATCACGACCTGCGTATCGGTGCCGATTGCACTGGTGCTCGGCATTCTCGCGGCGGTCAAGCGCGAGTCGGCGATCGACCGCGCGATCAGCCTCGGCACGCTGTCGCTCGTCGCGACGCCGGAATTCCTGATCGCGACGGTCGCCGTGCTCGTGCTGGCGGTGAAGCTGCACTGGCTCTCCGCGCTGTCGTACAGCGGCCCGATCGAAAGCGTCCACGATTTCCTGCGCGCGTATGCGATGCCGGTGCTGACGCTCTGCGCGGTCGTGATCGCGCAGATGGCACGGATGACGCGCGCCGCGGTCATCGAGCAACTGAGCGCGTCGTATGTCGAGATGGCCGTGCTCAAGGGCGCGAGCCCCGCGCGCGTGGTGCTGCGCCATGCGCTGCCGAACGCGATCGGGCCGATCGCCAATGCGATCGCACTGAGCCTGTCGTATCTGCTCGGCGGCGTGATCGTCGTCGAGACGATCTTCAACTATCCGGGCCTCGCCAGCCTGATGGTCGATGCGGTCGGCAACCGCGACTTCCCGCTGGTGCAGGCGTGCACGCTGATCTTCTGCGTGGCCTATCTGACGCTCGTGCTGTTCGCCGATCTCTGCTCGATCGTGTCGAACCCGAGACTGCGGACCTGA
- a CDS encoding ABC transporter permease gives MHPTEPVQRSSALPPPGDPRPSRGDTSPAAPSPEQPRKRRAMRPALTTGGWIGLSMAGLMLFVAVFAPLLAPHEVGTIVTPDVFAPFSAKLPFGSDFLGRDMLSRILYGTRLTVLLALAAVLLAALTGTTLGLLATVSGRVVDETMSRVLDALTSIPSKMFALMIVAAFGSSLPLLIVTAAISYMPGSYRIARALAVNISTLEFVQVARARGESALYIACVEMLPNMIHPMLADTGLRFTFVVLLLSGLSFLGLGVQPPYADLGSLVRENIASLGDGSAVAIMPAVAIAILTVGVNLLIDGLPHRGRRKGAAGAAGAH, from the coding sequence ATGCACCCGACCGAACCCGTACAACGCAGCAGCGCGCTGCCGCCGCCCGGCGATCCGCGCCCGTCGCGGGGCGACACGTCGCCTGCCGCACCTTCTCCCGAGCAGCCGCGCAAGCGCCGCGCGATGCGCCCGGCGCTGACCACCGGCGGCTGGATCGGCCTGTCGATGGCCGGCCTGATGCTGTTCGTCGCGGTGTTCGCGCCGCTCCTCGCGCCGCACGAAGTCGGCACGATCGTGACGCCCGACGTGTTCGCGCCGTTCAGCGCGAAGCTGCCGTTCGGCTCGGACTTCCTCGGCCGCGACATGCTGAGCCGGATCCTGTACGGCACGCGGCTGACCGTGCTGCTGGCGCTCGCGGCGGTGCTGCTCGCCGCGCTGACCGGCACGACGCTCGGGCTGCTCGCGACGGTGTCGGGCCGCGTGGTCGACGAAACCATGAGCCGCGTGCTCGATGCGCTCACGTCGATCCCGTCGAAGATGTTCGCGCTGATGATCGTCGCGGCGTTCGGCTCGTCGCTGCCGCTGCTGATCGTGACGGCCGCGATCAGCTACATGCCGGGCTCGTACCGGATCGCGCGCGCGCTGGCGGTCAACATCAGCACGCTCGAATTCGTGCAGGTCGCACGAGCGCGCGGCGAGAGCGCGCTGTACATCGCGTGCGTCGAGATGCTGCCGAACATGATTCACCCGATGCTCGCCGACACGGGGCTGCGCTTCACGTTCGTCGTGCTGCTGCTGAGCGGCCTGAGCTTCCTCGGGCTCGGCGTGCAGCCGCCGTACGCGGACCTCGGCTCGCTCGTGCGCGAGAACATCGCCAGCCTCGGCGACGGCTCGGCCGTCGCGATCATGCCCGCGGTCGCGATCGCGATCCTGACGGTGGGCGTCAACCTGTTGATCGACGGCTTGCCGCATCGCGGCCGCCGCAAGGGTGCGGCGGGCGCCGCGGGAGCACACTGA
- a CDS encoding ABC transporter ATP-binding protein, which produces MRHESNPLVEVRGLRVVGGRPGGAETTIVDGVDFDVRRGEVLALIGESGSGKTTIALSLMGHARAGCRIAGGSVKLDGADVCALSAQALTALRGRRVAYIAQSAAAAFNPSRTILDQVIESALIHRTLTKRDAQAKAVELFRALALPEPETIGKRYPHQVSGGQLQRLMAAMALITDPELVILDEPTTALDVTTQIDVLQAFKSVIRRYGMSAVYVSHDLAVVAQMADRIIVLSDGVIRESGDTEQILHAPVHPYTQSLIAAVAPSDAEPAEKSAPAAPAPLLDVRGAIAGYGGRTAKGWPAKVILHEVDLRIGRGQTVGVIGESGSGKTTLAKVIAGLVPATGGQILLDGEPLALDTAKRTKEQHRRVQIVFQNADTALNPVHTVERTLARPLAFYHGIKGARARRRVAELLELVRLPQAVAGRRTGELSGGQKQRVNLARALAAEPDLILCDEVTSALDTVVGAAIMDLLRELQAKLGVSYVFITHDIAKVRAISDDIVVLYAGRRVETGSRDALCAPPYHPYSHLLVSSAPELRAGWLDDAAERCHRPLVPIGASADDAGLCPFLSRCPMRVDGVCNQTAPVLRTLDNGALVLCHRSEDDLTRFQAEPAAVVAPVQPVRL; this is translated from the coding sequence ATGCGACACGAATCGAACCCGCTCGTCGAGGTGCGCGGGCTGCGCGTGGTCGGCGGCCGGCCGGGCGGTGCGGAAACGACGATCGTCGACGGCGTCGACTTCGACGTCCGGCGCGGCGAGGTGCTCGCGCTGATCGGCGAATCCGGCTCGGGCAAGACGACCATCGCGCTGTCGCTGATGGGCCATGCGCGCGCCGGCTGCCGGATCGCCGGCGGCTCGGTCAAGCTCGACGGGGCGGACGTCTGCGCGCTGTCCGCGCAGGCGCTGACCGCGCTGCGCGGCCGCCGGGTCGCGTACATCGCGCAGAGCGCGGCCGCCGCGTTCAACCCGTCGCGCACGATCCTCGACCAGGTGATCGAGAGCGCGCTGATCCACCGGACGCTGACGAAGCGCGACGCGCAGGCGAAGGCGGTCGAGCTGTTCCGCGCGCTTGCGCTGCCGGAGCCGGAGACGATCGGCAAGCGTTATCCGCACCAGGTGTCGGGCGGCCAGCTGCAGCGTCTGATGGCGGCGATGGCGCTGATCACCGATCCGGAGCTGGTGATTCTCGACGAGCCGACGACGGCGCTCGACGTGACCACGCAGATCGACGTGCTGCAGGCGTTCAAGAGCGTGATCCGGCGCTACGGCATGAGCGCGGTGTACGTGTCGCACGATCTGGCCGTCGTCGCGCAGATGGCCGACCGGATCATCGTGCTGAGCGACGGCGTGATCCGCGAGTCGGGCGACACCGAACAGATCCTGCATGCGCCCGTGCATCCGTACACGCAGAGCCTGATCGCGGCGGTCGCGCCGAGCGATGCCGAACCGGCGGAGAAATCCGCGCCCGCCGCGCCGGCGCCGCTGCTCGACGTGCGCGGCGCGATCGCCGGCTACGGCGGCCGCACCGCGAAAGGCTGGCCGGCCAAGGTGATCCTGCACGAAGTGGACCTGCGCATCGGGCGCGGCCAGACGGTCGGCGTGATCGGCGAATCGGGCTCGGGCAAGACCACGCTCGCGAAGGTGATCGCGGGCCTGGTGCCGGCCACCGGCGGGCAGATCCTGCTCGACGGCGAGCCGCTCGCGCTCGATACGGCCAAGCGCACGAAGGAGCAGCACCGCCGCGTGCAGATCGTGTTCCAGAACGCGGATACCGCGCTCAATCCGGTGCATACCGTCGAGCGCACGCTCGCGCGACCGCTCGCGTTCTATCACGGGATCAAGGGCGCGCGCGCACGGCGGCGCGTCGCGGAACTGCTCGAGCTCGTGCGGCTGCCGCAGGCCGTCGCCGGGCGGCGCACGGGCGAATTGTCCGGCGGGCAGAAGCAGCGCGTGAACCTCGCGCGCGCGCTCGCGGCGGAGCCCGACCTGATCCTGTGCGACGAAGTGACGTCGGCGCTCGATACCGTGGTCGGCGCCGCGATCATGGACCTGTTGCGCGAACTGCAGGCGAAGCTCGGCGTGTCGTACGTGTTCATCACGCACGACATCGCCAAGGTGCGCGCGATCAGCGACGACATCGTCGTGCTGTACGCGGGCCGCCGCGTCGAGACGGGCAGCCGCGACGCGCTGTGCGCGCCGCCTTATCACCCGTATTCGCACCTGCTCGTGTCGTCGGCGCCGGAATTGCGCGCGGGCTGGCTCGACGATGCGGCCGAGCGTTGCCACCGGCCACTGGTGCCGATCGGTGCGAGCGCGGACGACGCCGGGTTGTGCCCGTTCCTGTCGCGCTGCCCGATGCGGGTGGACGGCGTATGCAATCAAACGGCACCCGTGCTGCGCACCCTCGACAACGGTGCGCTGGTGCTGTGCCACCGCAGCGAGGACGACCTGACGCGCTTCCAGGCGGAGCCGGCGGCGGTCGTCGCGCCGGTGCAACCGGTGCGCCTGTAG
- a CDS encoding helix-turn-helix domain-containing protein, whose product MVALFHDSVESAALRAAGVGRPVSPAIGDVLRTIDASFAQPLNLDTLAAVAGLSVSRFTARFRSEIGLSPHRYLCLVRVRRAQDLLRGGVAPSVVATEVGFFDQSHLCRHFRRVLGITPRDYVSARSGGAQGRTSSLRTHDERRGASCQAA is encoded by the coding sequence ATGGTCGCTCTGTTCCACGATTCGGTCGAAAGTGCGGCGCTCCGCGCTGCTGGCGTCGGGCGGCCCGTATCGCCGGCCATCGGCGACGTGCTGCGCACGATCGATGCGTCGTTCGCGCAGCCGCTGAATCTCGATACGCTCGCGGCGGTGGCCGGGTTGAGCGTGTCGCGTTTCACCGCGCGTTTTCGCAGCGAAATCGGGCTGTCGCCGCATCGGTATCTGTGTCTGGTGCGTGTTCGGCGTGCGCAGGACTTGCTGCGCGGCGGCGTGGCGCCGTCGGTCGTGGCGACCGAAGTCGGTTTCTTCGACCAGAGCCATCTGTGCCGGCATTTCCGGCGGGTGCTCGGGATTACGCCGCGCGATTACGTGAGCGCGCGGTCGGGTGGGGCGCAGGGGCGAACGTCGTCGCTGCGCACGCACGATGAACGCCGCGGCGCGTCCTGCCAGGCCGCGTAG
- a CDS encoding cupin domain-containing protein — protein MTVAFVLHRADGTPLSTVFRRESFGENDPFGRHREIAWEGPDSMAAGRIGFVGELDVPSFPHIETIVVVEGELTLEVPGAAPLVLGPQAGAVIGSGTTVRVSAASPVLFMFCAAACRNPTKRGLFALRADADFKPSASLPADVLLGPAPQCRSDNVFTDDGAGYCAGTWDSTPYHRIVRPHRVNEFMQLLAGSVRFAAPDGSVLSVGAGDALFVPQGASIGWESSDRVAKFYVVQDVRSSTGQH, from the coding sequence ATGACCGTAGCATTCGTGTTGCACCGTGCCGACGGCACGCCTTTGTCAACCGTCTTCCGCAGGGAGTCATTCGGCGAGAACGACCCTTTCGGGCGACATCGGGAGATCGCATGGGAAGGCCCCGACTCGATGGCCGCGGGCCGTATCGGCTTCGTGGGCGAGCTCGACGTGCCGAGCTTTCCGCACATTGAAACCATCGTCGTCGTGGAAGGAGAGCTTACGCTCGAAGTGCCCGGAGCGGCGCCGTTGGTGCTCGGCCCGCAAGCCGGGGCGGTCATCGGCAGCGGCACAACGGTCCGCGTCAGTGCAGCATCGCCGGTGCTTTTCATGTTCTGCGCGGCGGCTTGCAGGAATCCGACGAAACGCGGCCTCTTTGCGCTGCGCGCCGATGCCGACTTCAAGCCGTCCGCATCGCTGCCGGCCGACGTGCTGCTCGGTCCTGCTCCGCAATGCCGCAGTGACAACGTCTTCACCGACGACGGCGCAGGTTACTGCGCGGGTACGTGGGATTCGACGCCGTACCATCGGATCGTTCGCCCGCATCGCGTGAACGAGTTCATGCAGTTGCTGGCCGGCAGCGTACGGTTCGCCGCGCCTGATGGCAGCGTGCTGTCGGTCGGCGCCGGCGATGCGCTTTTCGTCCCACAGGGCGCATCGATCGGATGGGAAAGCAGCGATCGCGTGGCGAAGTTCTACGTCGTGCAAGACGTCCGGTCTTCAACCGGGCAACATTGA
- a CDS encoding NAD(P)/FAD-dependent oxidoreductase: protein MSPPLQHIQTSPTLPAAADVVVIGGGIIGVFTAYYLALRGVSVALVEKGRIGAEQSSRNWGWCRQQNRDARELPMASKSLDLWERFAAESGEDTGFYRCGLLYLSNDEAELSRWSHWGEFAKTAGVTTYMLDSRQASQRGQSTGRPWKGGVFSPSDGTADPAKAAPAVAAALMKLGGSVNQHCAARGIELEGGRVSGVVTEAGVIKTRTAVLAGGAWASSFCRQLGIRFPQASIRQSILSVSPVEQRLPDALYTSGVSVTRRSDGRYALAISGRARVDVTPQFLRFAPQFVPMFAKRWRSLLPGGLEGMRGGHESLKRWRLDAPTPMEAVRILDPKPDMPTVNETYRRAVELLPELREATITHAWAGFVDSTPDGVPGIGEVPGVPGLILAAGFSGHGFGIGPGAGHLIADLATGVRPIVDPLPYRPGRFGESAWGKVADF, encoded by the coding sequence ATGTCGCCTCCACTGCAGCACATACAAACTTCGCCCACGCTGCCGGCCGCGGCTGACGTCGTCGTGATCGGAGGCGGGATCATCGGCGTCTTTACCGCCTACTACCTGGCCCTGCGCGGGGTTTCGGTCGCGCTGGTCGAGAAGGGCAGGATCGGCGCCGAGCAGTCGAGCCGCAACTGGGGCTGGTGCCGGCAGCAAAACCGCGACGCGCGCGAGTTGCCGATGGCAAGCAAGAGCCTCGATCTCTGGGAACGATTTGCCGCCGAATCCGGCGAAGACACGGGTTTTTATCGTTGCGGGCTGTTGTATCTGAGCAATGACGAAGCCGAGTTGTCGCGTTGGTCCCATTGGGGCGAGTTCGCAAAGACCGCGGGCGTGACGACGTACATGCTCGACAGCCGGCAAGCGAGCCAGCGCGGGCAGTCAACCGGTCGGCCCTGGAAGGGCGGCGTCTTCTCGCCGAGCGACGGCACCGCCGACCCGGCGAAGGCCGCGCCGGCCGTGGCCGCTGCACTGATGAAGCTCGGCGGCAGCGTCAACCAGCACTGCGCGGCCCGCGGCATCGAACTCGAGGGCGGGCGGGTTTCCGGCGTCGTGACGGAAGCCGGGGTGATCAAGACCAGAACGGCCGTGCTCGCCGGTGGCGCGTGGGCGTCGTCGTTCTGCCGCCAGCTCGGCATCCGTTTTCCCCAGGCCTCGATTCGCCAGTCGATCCTGAGCGTGTCGCCTGTCGAACAGCGCTTGCCGGATGCGCTGTACACCTCCGGCGTGTCCGTTACGCGTCGGAGCGACGGACGCTACGCACTGGCCATCAGCGGCCGCGCGCGCGTGGATGTGACGCCGCAGTTCCTGCGATTCGCGCCGCAGTTCGTGCCGATGTTCGCGAAGCGCTGGCGCAGCCTTCTTCCGGGAGGCCTCGAAGGCATGCGCGGCGGTCACGAATCGCTGAAGCGGTGGCGACTCGATGCGCCGACACCGATGGAGGCGGTGCGCATTCTCGATCCGAAGCCCGATATGCCGACGGTCAACGAAACGTATCGTCGTGCCGTCGAACTGCTGCCCGAACTTCGTGAAGCGACGATCACTCACGCCTGGGCCGGGTTCGTCGACAGCACGCCGGACGGCGTCCCGGGTATCGGCGAAGTGCCGGGCGTGCCGGGCTTGATCCTGGCGGCAGGCTTTTCCGGGCACGGCTTCGGCATCGGCCCGGGCGCGGGTCACTTGATCGCGGATCTCGCCACCGGTGTGCGGCCGATCGTCGACCCGCTACCGTATCGGCCCGGCCGATTCGGCGAATCCGCGTGGGGCAAGGTCGCTGACTTTTAG
- a CDS encoding NAD(P)/FAD-dependent oxidoreductase, with product MRFSSYWLDTSEPFVSSSPDLPDGSCDVVVVGGGITGSAAALALSKKGARVVVCEAGTVGQAASGRNGGMCNNGFAQDYAALSQRIGTELANRLYRAFDAGVDTVERLVREESIDCDFVRCGKLKLAAKPEHYDKLVRSQALLAASVDPDTRVVTKAELRDEIGSNRYHGGLIFEKSAGMHVGRYARGLANAAQARGAHILERAPVLGLKREAGGAYALRTPLGEIRTRQVLLASGISQVGPFGWIRRRIVPVGAFIIVTEPLPRELLDRLLPTRRMVTDTKNFVNFFRVTPDNRMLFGGRARFATSNPRSDEKSGLILRQQMAAVFPELASVRIDHCWGGMVDMTANRLPRAGQRRGVYYSMGYSGHGTHMATLMGTLMAEIMDGRADLNPWNSFDWPAIPGHFGKAWFLPFVGAWYRLKDTLQ from the coding sequence ATGCGTTTCAGTTCCTACTGGCTCGATACGTCCGAGCCATTCGTGAGCAGCTCGCCGGATCTGCCTGACGGAAGTTGCGACGTGGTCGTGGTGGGCGGCGGAATCACGGGTTCGGCGGCTGCACTGGCGCTGTCGAAAAAAGGCGCACGCGTCGTTGTCTGTGAAGCCGGCACCGTGGGGCAGGCGGCGTCGGGACGCAACGGCGGCATGTGCAACAACGGCTTCGCGCAGGATTACGCTGCACTGTCGCAGCGCATCGGCACGGAACTGGCCAACCGCTTGTATCGTGCGTTCGACGCGGGTGTCGACACGGTCGAGCGGCTGGTCAGGGAGGAGTCGATCGACTGCGATTTCGTGCGCTGCGGAAAGCTCAAGCTCGCGGCGAAGCCGGAGCACTACGACAAGCTCGTGCGAAGTCAGGCGCTGCTCGCCGCGAGCGTGGATCCGGACACGCGCGTGGTGACGAAGGCGGAACTGCGCGACGAGATCGGCTCGAACCGTTATCACGGCGGGTTGATCTTCGAGAAGAGTGCCGGGATGCACGTCGGCCGCTATGCGCGCGGCCTTGCGAACGCCGCGCAAGCGCGCGGTGCGCACATCCTGGAGCGCGCGCCGGTACTCGGGTTAAAGAGGGAGGCGGGTGGCGCATACGCGTTGCGAACGCCGCTCGGCGAGATCCGTACGCGCCAGGTTCTTCTGGCGAGCGGCATTTCTCAGGTGGGGCCGTTCGGCTGGATCCGACGCAGGATCGTGCCGGTCGGCGCTTTCATCATCGTCACCGAGCCTTTGCCGCGCGAACTTCTGGACCGGCTGCTGCCGACTCGCCGGATGGTCACCGACACGAAGAACTTCGTGAACTTCTTTCGCGTCACGCCCGACAACCGGATGCTGTTTGGCGGGCGTGCGCGTTTTGCGACGTCCAACCCCCGTTCAGACGAAAAGAGCGGGCTGATCCTGCGACAGCAGATGGCCGCCGTGTTTCCCGAACTGGCCAGCGTGCGCATCGACCATTGCTGGGGCGGCATGGTCGACATGACGGCCAACCGCCTGCCGCGCGCGGGCCAGCGACGAGGCGTTTATTACTCGATGGGCTATAGCGGCCACGGCACGCACATGGCCACGCTGATGGGCACGCTGATGGCAGAGATCATGGACGGGCGAGCCGATCTCAACCCGTGGAACAGTTTCGACTGGCCCGCTATTCCCGGCCACTTCGGCAAAGCATGGTTTTTGCCGTTCGTGGGCGCGTGGTACCGACTCAAGGACACCCTGCAATGA
- a CDS encoding aldehyde dehydrogenase family protein: MNSPVRHLMQAGRLNRFFIDGDWVMPDGGDRFAVVCPSTEDTLCEIPLGNARDADRAVQAARDAFERWAATSPQQRAALLDRVHALILERAELFATALTMEMGAPISYARGAHVPLAAEHIRVARDNLASYPFRTRRGTTAVVREPIGVCALITPWNWPIYQITAKVGPALAAGCTVVLKPSELSPLSALLFAEVIADAGVPAGVFNLVSGSGTEVGAALASHPEVDMVSITGSTRAGVLVAQAAAPTVKRVAQELGGKSPNIVLPDADLSRAVAPGVAAAFRNMGQSCSAPTRMIVPRSLLDSVEALVVAATERMVVGDPFAEATTHGPLANRAQFDRVGQMIDAGIDERAKLIAGGPGRPAGFDRGLYARPTVFSDVRTDMTIAQQEIFGPVLAILPYDTVEEAIAIANDTVYGLGAHVQGTDKERVREVAARIRSGQVHLNYPAWDPQAPFGGYKQSGNGREYGIEGMEEYMEIKSILGFHD; encoded by the coding sequence ATGAATTCACCTGTTCGTCACCTGATGCAAGCCGGAAGGCTGAATCGATTCTTCATCGACGGAGACTGGGTCATGCCCGACGGCGGCGATCGGTTCGCGGTCGTCTGCCCTTCCACTGAAGACACGCTGTGCGAAATTCCACTTGGGAACGCACGCGACGCCGACCGCGCAGTGCAGGCCGCGCGCGACGCTTTCGAACGCTGGGCCGCGACGTCGCCGCAGCAGCGCGCCGCGCTGCTCGACCGCGTTCATGCGCTGATACTCGAGCGTGCCGAACTGTTCGCCACGGCGCTCACGATGGAAATGGGCGCGCCCATCAGCTATGCGCGCGGTGCCCATGTGCCGCTTGCGGCCGAACATATCCGGGTCGCGCGCGACAATCTGGCCAGCTACCCGTTCCGGACCCGGCGGGGGACGACCGCGGTCGTGCGCGAGCCGATCGGCGTGTGCGCGCTGATCACGCCGTGGAACTGGCCGATCTATCAAATCACGGCGAAGGTCGGCCCGGCTCTCGCAGCGGGCTGTACCGTGGTCCTGAAACCTAGCGAGCTGTCGCCGCTCAGCGCGTTGCTGTTTGCGGAAGTGATCGCCGATGCGGGCGTGCCCGCGGGCGTATTCAATCTGGTGAGCGGCAGTGGAACGGAAGTGGGCGCGGCGCTCGCATCGCACCCGGAGGTCGACATGGTTTCGATCACGGGGTCGACGCGTGCGGGCGTACTGGTTGCGCAAGCGGCGGCTCCGACCGTCAAGCGCGTTGCGCAGGAACTCGGAGGCAAGTCGCCGAACATCGTGTTGCCCGATGCGGACCTGTCGCGCGCCGTCGCGCCGGGCGTTGCCGCCGCGTTCCGGAACATGGGGCAGTCGTGCAGCGCGCCGACCCGTATGATCGTACCGCGCAGCCTTCTGGATAGCGTCGAAGCGTTGGTCGTCGCAGCAACGGAACGGATGGTCGTCGGCGATCCGTTCGCCGAAGCGACGACGCATGGCCCGCTGGCCAATCGCGCGCAGTTCGATCGTGTCGGGCAGATGATCGACGCGGGCATCGACGAACGGGCGAAGCTCATCGCCGGTGGGCCCGGACGGCCCGCGGGTTTCGATCGAGGCCTTTATGCGCGGCCGACCGTCTTTTCCGATGTCCGCACCGACATGACGATCGCGCAGCAGGAGATCTTTGGTCCGGTCCTCGCGATCCTTCCTTACGACACCGTCGAAGAAGCCATCGCTATCGCGAACGATACGGTTTACGGGCTTGGCGCACATGTGCAGGGCACCGACAAGGAACGCGTGCGCGAGGTGGCTGCGCGCATCCGGTCGGGTCAGGTGCATCTGAACTACCCGGCATGGGACCCGCAGGCTCCGTTTGGCGGGTACAAGCAGTCGGGGAACGGTCGCGAGTACGGGATCGAAGGGATGGAAGAGTACATGGAGATCAAGTCGATCCTGGGTTTCCATGATTGA